The sequence below is a genomic window from Halococcus salsus.
ACGAAGCCGAGACCGACGAAACCGAGGTCGAACGAGAAACTGAACGACTGCCTGAAACCGACGAACGAGGCGGGGCGAACCGCTGCGGACGGACGTGGGCGAGCGCCGACCTACTCGACGGTGACGCTCTTGGCGAGGTTGCGGGGTTTGTCGATCGAGCGGCCGAGGTCGGCGGCGGTGTGGTAGGCGAACAGCTGGAGCTGGACGCTCGCGAGCACCGCGGCGGTCCGCGGGTGGGTTTCGGGGACGGAGAGCACGTGGTCGGCGTAGCGTTCGATGTCCGACTGGCCGTCGGTGACGGCGATCACGGGTGCGTCGCGCGCCTCGACCTCCTTGACGTTGCCCACGGTCTTCCTGGCGAACTCGCCGTCGCCGGTGGCGACCGCGATGACGGGGGTGTTGTCGGTGACGAGCGCGAGCGGGCCGTGTTTGAGTTCGCCCGCGGCGAATCCCTCGGCGTGGCGGTAGGTGATCTCCTTGAGCTTCAGCGCGCCTTCGAGCGCCACCGGGTGGTTCAGCCCCCGGCCGATGAAGAAGTAGGCGTCGGCGTCGAGGTACGCCGTCGCGACCTCGGCGGCGGTCGAGTCGTCGAGGATGGCCTGCACGGTGCTCGGGAGGTCCCGGAGCGAGCCGATGCTCTCGCGGTCGTGGTCGTCGGTGACGGCGAGCGCGAAGAGGTTGAGCGTCACGAGCTGGGAGGCGAACGTCTTCGAGGCCGCGACGCCGATCTCCGGGCCCGCCCGGATGTAGAGCACGTGGTCGCACTCGCGTGCGACGGTCGAGCCGACGACGTTGGTGAGCGCGAGGGTGCGCGCGCCGAGACGTTTGGCCGCCCGGAGCGCGCTCAGGGTGTCGGCGGTCTCGCCGCTCTGTGTGACACCGACCACGAGCGCGTCGTCGACCGGCGGCGGCGCGGTGACGTACTCGCTCGCGAGGAACGCCTGGGCCGGGATCCCGGCCTCCTGGAACAGCCGCGCGCCGTAGAGGGCGGCGTGGTAGGAGGTGCCACAGGCGACGAACTGGACGCTGGTCGGGTTGACGCCAGCGAGCTCCTCGAGCTCGACCTGTCCGCCGAGTTCGTCGACCCGGCCCTGGAGACACTGCCGGAGCGACCGGGGCTGTTCGTGGATCTCCTTCAGCATGAAGTGGTCGTAGCCGCTCTTCCCGGTGTCTTCGGGGTCCCAGTTCACCGTGTTGATGCTCTTCTCGACCGGCTCGCCGTCGAGGGTCGAGACCGCCCAGCCGTCCTCGTCGATCCGCGCGAGTTCGCCGTCCTCGAGGTAGATCACGCGGTCGGTGAACGCCCGGAAGGCCGGGACGTCGCTCCCGAGGTAGGTCGCGTCGTCGCCGACGCCGAGTACGAGGGGTGAGTCCTGGCGAGCGCAGTAGACCGCCTCGTGGTCGGCGAACACAGCCGCGATCGCGTAGCTCCCCTCGATCCGCCGGATCGCCGCCCGGAAGGCGTCCTCCTCCGTCGCCCCGTCGGCGAGCGCCGACTCGATGAGGTGGGGGACCACCTCGGTGTCGGTGTCGCTCTTGAACTCGTGGCCGGCGGCCTGGAGTTCGTCCTTGATACCCTGGTAGTTCTCGATGATGCCGTTGTGGAGCACCGCGACCTGCTCCTCGCAGTCGGCGTGCGGGTGGGCGTTGCGGTCGTTCGGCGGGCCGTGGGTGGACCACCGGGTGTGGCCGATCCCAACCGCCCCTTCGAGGCTGACACCGTCGAGCGCGGCTTCGAGGTTCTCGAGTTTGCCCGCACGCTTTTCTATCTCGACGGAGCCGTTGGCGAGCGCGACGCCCGCCGAGTCGTAGCCCCGGTACTCGAGCTTCGAGAGGCCGTGCATCAACACGTCGAGGGTCTCGTCGGGCCGTCCGACGCAGCCGATCACGCCACACATCAGCTCATCACCTCCGCGTCGGCGACGATCTCACCGCGCACCCGGACCCCCGTGTGGAGGTGTGCGCCGGGCCCCACGAGGGTTCCCGGTTCGAAGCCGACCATCCCACCCGCGGTGACGCGGTCGGCGACCACCGCACCGAGCTGGCGGTCCTCGAACACTCGCCTGCCGACGCGGACGTCCGCGGGCCCGCCGGGAACGATGCTCCCCGCACCCAGCGTGACGTCCTCGCCGACCACGCAGTCGAGCACCGTGCTCCCGGGTCCGATCCGGGTGTCCGAATCCAAGACCGTGCGCTCGACCGTGGCGTTCGCCTCGACCGTGACGTTCCGCCCGAGCGCGACGTTCGGCCCGACGACCGCACCCGGACCGACCTCGCAGTCCGACCCGACGACCACCGGGGCCTGGAGGGTGGCGTCGTCGTGGACCAGCGCCGTCTCGTCGACCCAGACGCCCTGTTCGCGAACGGGCTCGTCGACCCGGCCGCGCGCGAGGATCTCCCGGGTCACGGTGAGGAGGTCCCACGGGTAAGTGGCGTGGGGCGAGAGGCCGTCGACCCGGACCCCCCGGACGTCCTCGCCGTCGTCGATGAGGCGCGCGAGGGTGTCGGTGAGCTGGAGTTCGCCGTCGCGGCGCTCGGTCTCGCCGATGGCGTCGAAGATCGAGGTTCGGAAGGCGTAGACACCGGCGTTGATCAGGCGGTAGTCGTCGGAGTCGGGTTTCTCGACGAGCTTCTCGATCCGGCCTTCCGAGAGCGCGACCGCACCGTAGCGCCTGGCGTCGCGGTGTTCGAGCACGCCGAGCGTGGCGGCGGCGTCGGGGTAGGTCTCGAACTCCGCGACGACGTCCTGGACCAGCCCGGACTCGATGACGCGGTCGCCGTTCACCAGCAAGAACGGTTCGTCGACGGCCGATTCGGCACAGCGCAGGGCGTGACCGCTGCCGAGCTGTTTCTCCTGGGCGACGTACTCGATCGGGACGTCGCGGTAGGTCGGGCCGAAGTGTTCCTGCACCCGGTCGCGCTTGTAGCCGATCACGACCGCTATCTCCTCGACCCCGGCGTCGATCAGCGCGTCGAAGACGTACTCGAGGACGGGTCTGTTCGCCGCGGGTAGCATGGGCTTTGGACGGTTGTGCGTCAGCGGGCGCAGCCGGTTGCCCTCGCCGGCCGCGAGAACGACCGCGGTGCGAATACTCATCGATCCATCAATCCAGGCGGATCGGCTTCAACGTTCTGGGCACGTCCCGACCCGAACCCCATCCATCGTGGACGATCGTTTCGGAATCGGCGGTCGAGAACGCGCATCGACGTTTCGCCACCCGGGACGGCGATGGCCCGAAGGTGCGACCGGGTGCGGTCGGTTCGTACGGGCGATCCGTTGGGTTACACGGCGACGAACAGACCTAACCACGGGCCGTTCGTACCGCGGCGCGATGACCGACGACACCGTCCGCGTCTGGCTGGTCGAACGCACCTTCGCCGAGGACCTCCCGAACCTCATCGTGTTGACCTACGCGACCCCCGACGGCGAACGCGACTATCGCAAGGAACGCGCGCTCCAGATGCCCGGCGGCGGAGGGCGAGAGACCACCGCGGCGCTCGACGTCGATCCCGACAACCTCGGGGAGGTCTCGGACCCCGAGACGCGCGAGCGCTACGCCACGGAGGCGGCCCGGATGGCCGAGAAATACGACCCCGACGAAGTGGTCTGAGAGGGCACAGGCCGATTCAGTTCGTCAGTGGCATCCCGTAGCTCCGCTCGCGCTCCATCACCACGTCCCAGGTCGCCTCGCACTCACAGGAGACCTGATCGAAGACAGTAGGATCCTGTCGGAGGTCGAAGTCCTTGATAGCCGTCTGGACGTGGTCGTCGCACTCGCCGCAGTTGTGAGGGCCGCGATCCGAGCCGTGGCCCACCGGGTCGGAGATAACGATGGCGTCCGCGTCGGCGGTCTCGCGGAGGACTTCGGCGACCGACCAGAGCCACGGCGGGCGGTAGCCCCCGTCGTGATAGAGTTCCTCGACCATCGTGTGACGCTGGACGTTACAGGGGTTCATCGAGACGGTGTGGGCGTACTCGGCACAGCGCTCGACGGAGGAGACCATGTCCGCGACGGCCTCCGACTCGGTGAGGAATGGCGGTTTCATCAGGAGGTAGGCCTTGATGCCCACGCCCGCCTCGTCCGCGCGCTCGCTCGCCGCGACGAAGTCGGCGAAGTCGAAGTACTTGTTGACGCAGTCGTGACGAACTCGATCCGTGGCGGTTTCGAGCCCCACCGCGACGTCGACCGCGAGTCCCTTCTCGGTGAAGTCGGCGAGGCGCTCCGGCTGGACGAAGTCGGGCAGCGATTCGAGCACGATCCGCTCGCGGTCGGCGAAGGCCTCGGCGACCGCCTCCCGGGCCGCGGCGGGCACCTCGCGCTCGTCGAGGAAGCTCCCCGAGGTGTAGATCTTGATCAGCGGGCAGGGCTCGTCGGCGTTCTCGCGCTCGTGTTCGAGGCAGACCTCCAACTGGTCGACGAGCGCCTCGTGCGGGACGGTGCCGCCCTCGACGGACTCGGCGACGTAGCCGCACATCGTACAGCCACCGGCGCGTGCCCACCGACAGCCGCCCGTATTCAGGATGATCGTCAGCGACTGGCGCACGCCGTCGGGCGTGTTGTCCTCGTCGACCCAGACCCGCGTGGGTTCGTGGGGGTCGTAGGTCCGGTCGTTGCGCGCGCGGATCTCACGCATCGCGGCGTTGTGGGCGTCCATCCCGCGCCCGGACTCGTAGACCTCCGGCGATGGCTGGCTCATTGAGTGGGGAAGGAAGTCAGCGCGAAAAGCGGCTTCGGTCCGGGCGGTGGCTGGTCAGTGACGAACGGTTGTAGTATCATTGCGGTGGTGGATAAACTGGTGGCGTTTCTCCAGCACCCTCAGCGTGAACCCGATTGAGAGATCAACGGCTTCTAATCTGGTGTCTTCTTCAGTGGCGTGTAGGATCGGACATTAATCGACCAACGATACGCCTGTTTCCCGTTGGTCTTGATTCGAATTCATATCTAACCGCGAATTCCCTGCACAGTGGCTATCTCAGAAGTGTTGGCTTGGATGACTGACTGGTGTTCGTTCATAGAGAGGTTCGAGTCTCTGATCGAAGTTACACATGGAAGCAGATTCGAGTAGTATTCATTGCACATCGGTGAGTTGACTTGATGTGTGACGAGGGGGAAACGATTCTATCGGCATGAAATCCCGTGCAGTTGCCTCAGAACAGGGTCGCAAGCGAACAACCGGCTAGGGGGTAAGGAGAGGAACAAGGCATGGTCCGAGAGTATCCTAGTGTAGAGAGTCACGCTCTATTCGGCTGGTTAGAGTTCCGTGCTTTTAGAACCCCTGTCGAAAGGAAAGGGATGCTGACGGGAGTCAGCTCGGTAGATAAGAGGCATTGTCTTGCCCTATAGGCAGCCCAGTAGTTGCTGACACCCTGTCAGCAATCATGTGGCTACCAACAGAGGCATGTCATAGCATGATCGTTACCGAATCCGATATTATATTGTAAATCCGATTTCCTGCATCTCATCTCTGGTAAGTGTCCTTCTGGAGAGAACGGAGTAGACGGCCCTTGCAGAACGAACGGTTTTGCCTGTCGAGCCTGCAGTATCGTCGTGCGTCTCATCCGCCTGCTGGCCGACGAAGAACACCTTGAGGAAATCTTCGAGATTCTCAACGACAACGACATCGATTTCATCGTTACACCCGGTGACGAGGATTCTCCCGACTCGAAGGTCATCGAATTCCCGATCCCGACGGATGGACTCGGACTCATCCTCGAGAAGGTTCGCGAGGCAGGACTCGACGACAATTACATCATCGTTCTGAACGCCGAGAACGCGAACACACCCCACATCGAGGAGCTTCAGGACCGGTACGCCAACGACTACGATCCGCTCCGTCTCCCCGAATTACGCTCGAAAGCACGCGACCAAAGTCAGGACCCGCTGTCGTACGCGATGATGATATTTCTCAGCGCGATCATCGCTGCAGCCGGACTGCTCGTCGGTTCACCGGCGATCGTCGTCGGCTCGATGGTGATCGCTCCCCTCGTCGGCCCGGTTCTCACCGCGACGGTTGGAGCAGCTGCCGGCGATCGCCCGATGCTCGTCGACAGCGTTCGTATCCAGGCGCTCGGTCTCGTCGCTGGCATACTCGGTGCGATCGTGTTCGGATTCGTCGCCAAAACCATCGGGCTCGCCCCCTCCTCGCTCGATATCACGTCGCTTCAGCTCATATCGCTCCGTGCGGCCCCGACACCGTTTTCGATCATCGTTGGTGCCGCCGCCGGAGCGGCTGCAGCGTTCGGGCTCACAACGAAGGGTTCGAACTCGCTTGTCGGCGTCATGATCGCTGCCGCACTCATTCCTGCTGCAGCGACCGTCGGAATCGCGATAGCATGGAGCGAGTATTTGGTTGCGCTCGGGAGTGGGCTACTTCTGGTGAGCACGATGGCAGTCGTGAACCTCGCGATGTATCTCGTTCTGTGGGTGTTGTACCGGGACCAAGACCCGAGCAAGCTCTCGTTTGCGGACCGAGTTCCGACCCGGGCGGCAGTCGTCACGGTCGTTCTCATCGTTGGAGCGGTTGCCGTCACGGGCGTTGCAGTCTCCCAGCAGGCACTCTTTCAGCAGACGGTCACACAAAGCGTCGATACCGTCCTCGACGACCCGGCGTACTCGGGTGTTGACTCGGTGTCGGTCCAAACCGAATACGCCGGGATCGGGAGTCATCTCACCTCATCCTCAAAATCGACGACGGTCACCGTCAGCGCATCGAACGAGTCGTATCCAAGCCTCTCGGAGCGCCTTCGCGACCGCATCCAATCACAAGCGGGAGGGACACGAGTGACGGTTCGCTTCAATACCTTCCAACAGGCCAATCAAACAGCAACCACATAAATAGTCGCTCGCGAATTCGTCAGCTCCGAAAGTTCGAGTAGGGAGACTCTTTGCGGTGAATCGGCCTCGCACACACTACTGGAACCGACAAATGGGAAGTAGACTGGAGTTCTCCTCCAGCGCTCGTCGAAGAGGGTTATTGAGTAGTGTCTGCGTCCGAATCGTCACCTAGATCGTCGGACTTTTCCTCTGTTTGGGACTGCACATCGCCAACGTCTACGTCAGTTCCCAACTGGTCTTCGTCGATAGCGGATTCTAAGGTATCCCGGTTCGTGACTGCACTAAGACCGTCTTTTTCGACGGCTGATTTGACCGTCTCAGTATCAATAGCCCCATCGACGTTTTCCGTGCCGGTGCTGGATTTGAGACTCCGCTTGACGAGGGCATACCCGACTGCTGCGGCACTCCCCGTTGCGATGGCACCGGGGATTCCAGCGCGTTTGTACCCAAACTTCAGTGCTTTCTTCCCGAGGGTGAGTCCAATCACTGCATCGCCTTTCTCGCTGAACAAGGGAAAGGAGACTGCTTGCAATTCAATCACTCTTCCAGACTGAAACACCTCAGATTCGTTCGTTCGCGTTGGCAAGCACGACACCTATTGAACTACCTATCGATCGATTTCATGAGGTAACCATAGATGTTCTACCACGACGACGAACGCCAGTACGAGGTCGAGGTCATCGAGGCCATGCACAACGAGATCAACTGACGTTGAAAGTTCAAGAGATTTCCTGCATTCTGCAGTGCTTTCCCGTGAACAACGCAATCCAACGAACATGAGTACAATCTCTGGCCTTAAGGAAGGACTCGTGGGTGGGTTCTTCGCAACAGTCGTAATGACGATATTTCGGGAACCGACCGCTCGGTCACTGCCGCCGACAGCCGAATTGATCGCTCAGTACACTGGGGGTGACCCCGAGGAGTATCACGTATCCTCGCTCACCCTTCATGGGCTGTACGGAATCGTTGGCGGTGCCCTGTTTAGCCTCCTCTTCGGGGAGCATATTAACGAGACCAGTGAGCCGGAGACCGTCGGGTTAGTTGCTGGAGCCGTATACGGGACCGTTTCATCCCTCTTCGGTGAGCGGGTCGTCCTCCGGCACGTGCTCGGGATGGACCTCGAAACGGACGAGTCAGCGATCTTCCACACTGGACACCTCATCTACGGATTAGCGCTGGGAGCCTGGATCGGCTCACGCCACGAGTGAAAATTGAAAGATTGCGGAGCTGTCTTAGGCTTCGAGTTCGTCTTGGGCCTTCTCGGTGAGGTCGGTCTGCTCGATGTAGCTCGCCATCGTGAGGATCGTGGGTGCCCAGAGCCCCACGAATATCCCTTGCGTTCGCTTGCCCTGTATGTAGAACAGGTAGAGCGAGTAGAGTACGGAGAGTCCCGCTGCCACGACTGCTCCGGTCGATGCTTTCTCTTCTGATTCCATCTGTTGGTCTGCCATCGGCAAGGAAGGGAAGGCCTTGAAATGCATCATCAGTGGGCTTGCAGGTGCGAGATGGGTCTGAAGCGATAGTGACAGGCTTTGAGAGACAACTTGGCGGTGAGCCCTTACGGATATGTGTTTCCGGAGACCGTTATGTTCGCCGTTCCAACGGTCGTTCCGTCGACTGTATTTGTCGCAATGATCTGTGCGGTGCCCATTGGAAGTGGGAGTGTGACGCTCGTTTGCCCTGGGTCGAGCGATGTCGTATAGAACGAACTCCCGTTAGCTGTGACGACCGAGAGTTTCGTTACTCCTTCACTGGTCGTCGCTCCCGGTGCCAAGGTGATCGACGTCTGGAGTGAGGACGTCCCCCAGGAGTCAGCCGTCGAGATACTCTCGAAAACTGCTGGATCGTTCGTCGCCGAATCAAGCGTCGGTTGGGCCGTCACACACCCTCCACAGACAACTGCTATCGCGAGCAGGACAAGGACGCTCCTGCGTCGGTAATTCTTCGTCACTACCGCACGATTTCGACTACGCGGATTTCATTCCTCCGACTGAGGGTTGCGGATTCAGTGGATAGAACGTGTGAAGCGGGGGATATTGCCGATACGGATGTGAAGGCCCAAACCCCTCTCTTCCTGAAGGTAGTTTGCATGGATAACGACCAGTCGTCGAGATACGAATACTACACTCTCCGTCCTCCGCGGGAGGCCACCAAAAAGGAGGCTGCCGATCCTGTCGACGAACTCAACGACCTCGGGGCCGACGGATGGGAACTCATTACAACCGTCGAGTACAGCGGTGGCGGCACGAAATTTCTCGTGCTCCGACGGCCCTACACTGGAGAGTCTTCCCAGCGATGAGTGACGCTGCGGATACTCTTGATCCAGAAGAGGACGACCCGAATATTGAACAGGGGAGTATTGAGAACATCAGTACCGCGAACACGATGCGCGAGCGCTCGGGCGAGACTCGTCTCAAGGTTTGGTTCTTCCTTGAGGGCCATCGACTACTCGTCACCGGCCTGCTGGCGTTGTTGATATTCGGCGTGTTCGTCCTTGGGGGCACGTACTTCTATCAGTATCTCCTCACCGACGCCCAGACCGCCGATACCATCGAAACACTGTTCTCGACGATGATCTCGGCTATCATCACCGGTGTCACGCTGGTGTTGACCATCTCTCAGATCGTTATTTCTCAGGAGAACGGTCCGCTCGGCGACCAGCGCGAACGCATGAGCAACACGATGGACTTTCGAGACTACACCGAGGAGTTGACCGGTGCACCCACGCCTGCCGATCCCTCGGCGTTCCTCCGTGCATTGGTGCTCGAAGCCAAAGACCGCGCCCACACTCTCAGTGAGAGCGTCTCCGGTAACGACAACGATACCCTCACTGGGGAGGTCGACGAGTTCACGAACAGCCTCATCGAAAACGCGGATACCGTCTCGGGCAAACTCGACGAACAATCGTTCGGGACGTTCACCGTGGTCTCGGCCGCGCTAGACTTCAACTACTCCTGGAAGGTCTTCCAAACCGAACGTATTGCCGACCAACACCAAGACGAACTCTCAGAGGAGTCGTTCGCGGCGCTCGACGACCTCAAAACCCTCCTCTCGATGTTCGGACCGGCGCGCGAGCACATCAAGACCCTCTACTTCGAGTGGGAGCTGATCAGTCTCTCACAGAACATCCTCTATGTATCGGTACCGGCACTGCTCGTCGCGGGCTTCATGACGACGTTCCTCGGTGGAAGCTCGCTCTCAGGGGTCTTCCTCGGAGTCTCAGTGCTCATCTGGGTGAC
It includes:
- a CDS encoding sugar phosphate nucleotidyltransferase yields the protein MSIRTAVVLAAGEGNRLRPLTHNRPKPMLPAANRPVLEYVFDALIDAGVEEIAVVIGYKRDRVQEHFGPTYRDVPIEYVAQEKQLGSGHALRCAESAVDEPFLLVNGDRVIESGLVQDVVAEFETYPDAAATLGVLEHRDARRYGAVALSEGRIEKLVEKPDSDDYRLINAGVYAFRTSIFDAIGETERRDGELQLTDTLARLIDDGEDVRGVRVDGLSPHATYPWDLLTVTREILARGRVDEPVREQGVWVDETALVHDDATLQAPVVVGSDCEVGPGAVVGPNVALGRNVTVEANATVERTVLDSDTRIGPGSTVLDCVVGEDVTLGAGSIVPGGPADVRVGRRVFEDRQLGAVVADRVTAGGMVGFEPGTLVGPGAHLHTGVRVRGEIVADAEVMS
- the glmS gene encoding glutamine--fructose-6-phosphate transaminase (isomerizing); amino-acid sequence: MCGVIGCVGRPDETLDVLMHGLSKLEYRGYDSAGVALANGSVEIEKRAGKLENLEAALDGVSLEGAVGIGHTRWSTHGPPNDRNAHPHADCEEQVAVLHNGIIENYQGIKDELQAAGHEFKSDTDTEVVPHLIESALADGATEEDAFRAAIRRIEGSYAIAAVFADHEAVYCARQDSPLVLGVGDDATYLGSDVPAFRAFTDRVIYLEDGELARIDEDGWAVSTLDGEPVEKSINTVNWDPEDTGKSGYDHFMLKEIHEQPRSLRQCLQGRVDELGGQVELEELAGVNPTSVQFVACGTSYHAALYGARLFQEAGIPAQAFLASEYVTAPPPVDDALVVGVTQSGETADTLSALRAAKRLGARTLALTNVVGSTVARECDHVLYIRAGPEIGVAASKTFASQLVTLNLFALAVTDDHDRESIGSLRDLPSTVQAILDDSTAAEVATAYLDADAYFFIGRGLNHPVALEGALKLKEITYRHAEGFAAGELKHGPLALVTDNTPVIAVATGDGEFARKTVGNVKEVEARDAPVIAVTDGQSDIERYADHVLSVPETHPRTAAVLASVQLQLFAYHTAADLGRSIDKPRNLAKSVTVE
- a CDS encoding DUF389 domain-containing protein, with the translated sequence MIFLSAIIAAAGLLVGSPAIVVGSMVIAPLVGPVLTATVGAAAGDRPMLVDSVRIQALGLVAGILGAIVFGFVAKTIGLAPSSLDITSLQLISLRAAPTPFSIIVGAAAGAAAAFGLTTKGSNSLVGVMIAAALIPAAATVGIAIAWSEYLVALGSGLLLVSTMAVVNLAMYLVLWVLYRDQDPSKLSFADRVPTRAAVVTVVLIVGAVAVTGVAVSQQALFQQTVTQSVDTVLDDPAYSGVDSVSVQTEYAGIGSHLTSSSKSTTVTVSASNESYPSLSERLRDRIQSQAGGTRVTVRFNTFQQANQTATT
- a CDS encoding archaeosine biosynthesis radical SAM protein RaSEA, which translates into the protein MSQPSPEVYESGRGMDAHNAAMREIRARNDRTYDPHEPTRVWVDEDNTPDGVRQSLTIILNTGGCRWARAGGCTMCGYVAESVEGGTVPHEALVDQLEVCLEHERENADEPCPLIKIYTSGSFLDEREVPAAAREAVAEAFADRERIVLESLPDFVQPERLADFTEKGLAVDVAVGLETATDRVRHDCVNKYFDFADFVAASERADEAGVGIKAYLLMKPPFLTESEAVADMVSSVERCAEYAHTVSMNPCNVQRHTMVEELYHDGGYRPPWLWSVAEVLRETADADAIVISDPVGHGSDRGPHNCGECDDHVQTAIKDFDLRQDPTVFDQVSCECEATWDVVMERERSYGMPLTN